A window of the Pangasianodon hypophthalmus isolate fPanHyp1 chromosome 12, fPanHyp1.pri, whole genome shotgun sequence genome harbors these coding sequences:
- the zeb1b gene encoding zinc finger E-box-binding homeobox 1b isoform X2: protein MSTCAVSNYSHVLEGQSDSDDEDKLHIVEEDGTPVDGADGDSVAHDDDANGPEDRWDEVKEECVSEEDERSRDALVEEMLQQGDTAVIFPEAPEDEPRQGTPETSGHDENGTPDAFSQLLTCPYCSRGYKRYTSLKEHIKYRHEKSEDNFSCSLCSYTFSHRTQLDRHMSAHKAGRDQRHVTQTGGGGNRKFKCTECGKAFKYKHHLKEHLRIHSGEKPYECPNCKKRFSHSGSYSSHISSKKCIGLISVNGRPRPSPATGGTKTPQCPSPSLPSSPATARTQIQDKLDHSKPLQEQLPITQIKSEPLDYEYKPVVVAPAAPGGVNGVFQGGAAAPLQGAVQAVVLPTVGLVSPISINLGDLQNMLKVAVDGNVIRQVLENAQTKGQPASTGRVAIAQAPQQVIQAISLPIVDQDGTAKIIINYSLDPSQTQVALQNLKKEPVGQNTDSCKAERLPEDLTVKSKTTRDKTTITVDEEWQQEKGKLYNHTTNKHCGKEEQEVNGTHLEEKPEADVELCPGQPPLKNLMSLLKAYFALNAEPTKEELAKISESVNLPTDIVRKWFEKMQNGQIPMEVSTATPQTNGIDINGTPEETPNPMSEQDSKRNQEEEEEMELHSPAEGTTAGISGTENGPTSPLPLNLSADGPVPAQTAEEGEGPLDLSLPKSVAATNTTSAHSVYSAQDEPLNLVCTKKEVLSNASTSTAIYASQTSANSLNIVTTQLPTLVAIAKQGPGQCLRTLTTTKQTILIPQLAYTYTTTASSPAGGDTPQKAILHVNGVKEEKQEAGSEVASVLEEQTDSDSGPVRKKMKKTENGLYACDLCDKIFQKSSSLLRHKYEHTGKRPHECGICSKAFKHKHHLIEHLRLHSGEKPYQCDKCGKRFSHSGSYSQHMNHRYSYCKKEAHGQNQVQRDEEEENPNEEQPGAASTAASPPSQVDSDERGSSAREDEESEEEDAMGSGSVVDEDEIQVVRIGEEGGEDEEDTGEQYRMEEMDTGNEEAVRENGGHEEGTVESQEEGEEDGEMMKVVVMQDDEEDEEQTENTEVMDMQENTGEKKNENEGENVKEEGGNEGNTPSENGDVK from the exons tgagtaACTACAGCCATGTACTGGAAGGCCAGTCAGACTCTGATGATGAAGATAAGCTCCATATCGTGGAGGAAGACGGGACCCCCGTGGATGGAGCTGATGGTGACAGCGTTGCCCACGACGATGATGCCAATGGCCCTGAGGACCGATGGGATGAAG tgaaagaggagtgtgtgtcagaggagGATGAGAGGAGTAGGGATGCTCTTGTTGAGGAAATGCTTCAGCAGGGAGACACGGCCGTCATCTTCCCGGAGGCACCGGAAGACGAACCACGCCAGGGAACACCGGAGACCAGTGGCCATGATGAgaatg gcACACCAGACGCGTTTTCTCAGCTCCTCACCTGTCCCTACTGCTCTCGCGGCTACAAGCGCTACACGTCTCTGAAGGAGCACATAAAGTATAGACACGAGAAGAGCGAGGACAACTTCAGCTGCTCACTTTGCAGCTACACTTTCTCCCACCGCACACAGCTCGACCGACACATGAGCGCACACAAAGCAGGCAGAGACCAG CGGCATGTAACCCAAACAGGGGGTGGAGGAAACCGTAAGTTTAAGTGCACTGAATGTGGCAAAGCCTTCAAGTACAAACACCACCTGAAAGAACACCTGCGTATCCACAGTG GGGAGAAGCCATACGAGTGCCCCAACTGTAAAAAGCGTTTCTCTCACTCTGGCTCCTACAGTTCCCATATCAGCAGTAAGAAATGCATCGGCCTCATTTCCGTCAACGGCCGGCCACGACCCTCGCCAGCCACAGGAGGCACCAAAACCCCTCAGTGTCCTTCACCATCCCTGCCCTCCTCCCCCGCCACTGCCCGGACTCAGATCCAGGACAAACTGGACCATAGTAAACCCCTGCAGGAGCAGCTCCCGATCACACAGATTAAGTCTGAGCCATTGGACTATGAGTACAAGCCTGTGGTAGTTGCCCCGGCTGCCCCTGGAGGAGTAAACGGGGTTTTCCAAGGAGGGGCAGCAGCACCACTACAGGGGGCAGTGCAGGCTGTGGTCCTCCCCACTGTAGGACTGGTCTCCCCAATCAGCATTAATCTAGGGGATTTGCAGAACATGCTAAAGGTGGCAGTGGATGGGAATGTGATCAGGCAGGTGTTGGAGAATGCCCAGACCAAAGGCCAGCCTGCAAGCACCGGCAGAGTGGCTATTGCACAGGCTCCTCAGCAAGTCATCCAAGCCATCAGTCTTCCCATTGTTGACCAGGACGGTACCGCCAAGATCATAATCAACTATAGCCTTGACCCATCGCAGACTCAGGTAGCTCTGCAGAACTTGAAGAAAGAGCCAGTGGGGCAGAATACAGACTCCTGCAAGGCTGAACGACTACCTGAGGACCTGACGGTTAAAAGCAAGACAACCAGGGACAAAACCACCATCACTGTGGATGAAGAATGGCAGCAGGAGAAGGGCAAACTCTACAATCACACGACAAACAAACACTGtggcaaggaggaacaggaggttAACggaacacacttggaggaaaagCCTGAAGCAGATGTTGAACTGTGTCCTGGGCAGCCCCCACTGAAGAACCTTATGTCCTTGCTTAAGGCTTACTTTGCCTTAAACGCAGAACCTACCAAGGAGGAGCTGGCAAAGATATCCGAGTCAGTCAATCTCCCTACTGATATTGTCAGGAAGTGGTTTGAGAAGATGCAGAATGGGCAGATTCCAATGGAGGTCTCTACAGCCACACCCCAGACTAACGGGATAGACATTAATGGCActccggaggaaacccccaatcCGATGTCAGAGCAGGACAGCAAAAGGAAccaagaggaggaggaggagatggagctTCATAGCCCAGCAGAAGGCACTACAGCTGGGATAAGTGGAACAGAAAATGGCCCCACATCCCCTTTACCACTAAATCTATCTGCAGATGGGCCTGTGCCAGCCCAGACTGCGGAGGAAGGAGAGGGACCGCTTGATTTGTCTCTCCCAAAATCTGTAGCGGCAACAAATACAACCAGCGCTCACTCTGTTTACTCAGCTCAGGACGAGCCTCTGAACTTGGTTTGCACAAAGAAGGAAGTGCTCAGCAATGCAAGCACCAGCACTGCCATCTATGCCAGCCAAACAAGTGCCAATTCCCTGAACATTGTGACCACTCAACTGCCCACCCTCGTGGCTATCGCCAAGCAAGGCCCCGGGCAGTGCCTGCGCACCCTCACCACCACTAAACAGACCATCTTAATCCCACAGCTGGCCTACACCTACACCACTACAGCCTCCAGCCCAGCAGGGGGTGACACACCACAGAAGGCCATACTGCATGTCAATGGCGTCAAG GAGGAGAAGCAGGAGGCCGGTTCAGAGGTGGCTTCAGTGCTGGAGGAGCAGACAGACTCAGACTCTGGGCCGGtgaggaagaagatgaagaagactGAAAATGGCTTGTATGCCTGTGACCTGTGTGACAAAATCTTCCAGAAGAGCAGCTCGCTGCTTCGGCATAAATATGAACACACAG GTAAACGTCCTCACGAATGCGGGATCTGCAGCAAAGCTTTCAAACACAAGCACCACCTGATCGAGCACCTGCGTCTGCACTCGGGAGAAAAGCCGTACCAGTGTGACAAGTGCGGCAAGCGCTTCTCTCACTCCGGCTCCTACTCGCAGCACATGAACCACCGCTACTCATACTGTAAGAAGGAGGCACACGGCCAGAACCAAGTGCAGAGGGACGAAGAGGAGGAGAACCCCAACGAAGAGCAGCCTGGAGCAGCAAGCACCGCCGCCTCGCCCCCATCTCAGGTGGACTCGGATGAACGAGGGAGCAGCGCCAGGGAGGACGAGGAGAGCGAGGAGGAAGACGCGATGGGCTCGGGGAGCGTGGTGGACGAGGACGAAATTCAGGTGGTCAGGATCGGTGAGGAAGGAGGAGAGGATGAGGAAGACACCGGAGAGCAGTACAGGATGGAGGAGATGGACACAGGAAATGAGGAGGCGGTTAGGGAGAATGGAGGACATGAGGAGGGTACAGTGGAAAGTCaagaagagggagaagaagatggagagatgatgAAGGTCGTGGTGATGCAggatgatgaggaagatgaagagcagacagaaaacacagaagtgATGGACATGCAGGAAaacacaggagagaaaaaaaacgagAATGAAGGAGAAAATGTGAAGGAGGAGGGTGGAAATGAAGGAAACACACCCAGTGAAAATGGAGATGTGAAATGA
- the zeb1b gene encoding zinc finger E-box-binding homeobox 1b isoform X1 codes for MADGPRCKRRKQANPKRTSVSNYSHVLEGQSDSDDEDKLHIVEEDGTPVDGADGDSVAHDDDANGPEDRWDEVKEECVSEEDERSRDALVEEMLQQGDTAVIFPEAPEDEPRQGTPETSGHDENGTPDAFSQLLTCPYCSRGYKRYTSLKEHIKYRHEKSEDNFSCSLCSYTFSHRTQLDRHMSAHKAGRDQRHVTQTGGGGNRKFKCTECGKAFKYKHHLKEHLRIHSGEKPYECPNCKKRFSHSGSYSSHISSKKCIGLISVNGRPRPSPATGGTKTPQCPSPSLPSSPATARTQIQDKLDHSKPLQEQLPITQIKSEPLDYEYKPVVVAPAAPGGVNGVFQGGAAAPLQGAVQAVVLPTVGLVSPISINLGDLQNMLKVAVDGNVIRQVLENAQTKGQPASTGRVAIAQAPQQVIQAISLPIVDQDGTAKIIINYSLDPSQTQVALQNLKKEPVGQNTDSCKAERLPEDLTVKSKTTRDKTTITVDEEWQQEKGKLYNHTTNKHCGKEEQEVNGTHLEEKPEADVELCPGQPPLKNLMSLLKAYFALNAEPTKEELAKISESVNLPTDIVRKWFEKMQNGQIPMEVSTATPQTNGIDINGTPEETPNPMSEQDSKRNQEEEEEMELHSPAEGTTAGISGTENGPTSPLPLNLSADGPVPAQTAEEGEGPLDLSLPKSVAATNTTSAHSVYSAQDEPLNLVCTKKEVLSNASTSTAIYASQTSANSLNIVTTQLPTLVAIAKQGPGQCLRTLTTTKQTILIPQLAYTYTTTASSPAGGDTPQKAILHVNGVKEEKQEAGSEVASVLEEQTDSDSGPVRKKMKKTENGLYACDLCDKIFQKSSSLLRHKYEHTGKRPHECGICSKAFKHKHHLIEHLRLHSGEKPYQCDKCGKRFSHSGSYSQHMNHRYSYCKKEAHGQNQVQRDEEEENPNEEQPGAASTAASPPSQVDSDERGSSAREDEESEEEDAMGSGSVVDEDEIQVVRIGEEGGEDEEDTGEQYRMEEMDTGNEEAVRENGGHEEGTVESQEEGEEDGEMMKVVVMQDDEEDEEQTENTEVMDMQENTGEKKNENEGENVKEEGGNEGNTPSENGDVK; via the exons tgagtaACTACAGCCATGTACTGGAAGGCCAGTCAGACTCTGATGATGAAGATAAGCTCCATATCGTGGAGGAAGACGGGACCCCCGTGGATGGAGCTGATGGTGACAGCGTTGCCCACGACGATGATGCCAATGGCCCTGAGGACCGATGGGATGAAG tgaaagaggagtgtgtgtcagaggagGATGAGAGGAGTAGGGATGCTCTTGTTGAGGAAATGCTTCAGCAGGGAGACACGGCCGTCATCTTCCCGGAGGCACCGGAAGACGAACCACGCCAGGGAACACCGGAGACCAGTGGCCATGATGAgaatg gcACACCAGACGCGTTTTCTCAGCTCCTCACCTGTCCCTACTGCTCTCGCGGCTACAAGCGCTACACGTCTCTGAAGGAGCACATAAAGTATAGACACGAGAAGAGCGAGGACAACTTCAGCTGCTCACTTTGCAGCTACACTTTCTCCCACCGCACACAGCTCGACCGACACATGAGCGCACACAAAGCAGGCAGAGACCAG CGGCATGTAACCCAAACAGGGGGTGGAGGAAACCGTAAGTTTAAGTGCACTGAATGTGGCAAAGCCTTCAAGTACAAACACCACCTGAAAGAACACCTGCGTATCCACAGTG GGGAGAAGCCATACGAGTGCCCCAACTGTAAAAAGCGTTTCTCTCACTCTGGCTCCTACAGTTCCCATATCAGCAGTAAGAAATGCATCGGCCTCATTTCCGTCAACGGCCGGCCACGACCCTCGCCAGCCACAGGAGGCACCAAAACCCCTCAGTGTCCTTCACCATCCCTGCCCTCCTCCCCCGCCACTGCCCGGACTCAGATCCAGGACAAACTGGACCATAGTAAACCCCTGCAGGAGCAGCTCCCGATCACACAGATTAAGTCTGAGCCATTGGACTATGAGTACAAGCCTGTGGTAGTTGCCCCGGCTGCCCCTGGAGGAGTAAACGGGGTTTTCCAAGGAGGGGCAGCAGCACCACTACAGGGGGCAGTGCAGGCTGTGGTCCTCCCCACTGTAGGACTGGTCTCCCCAATCAGCATTAATCTAGGGGATTTGCAGAACATGCTAAAGGTGGCAGTGGATGGGAATGTGATCAGGCAGGTGTTGGAGAATGCCCAGACCAAAGGCCAGCCTGCAAGCACCGGCAGAGTGGCTATTGCACAGGCTCCTCAGCAAGTCATCCAAGCCATCAGTCTTCCCATTGTTGACCAGGACGGTACCGCCAAGATCATAATCAACTATAGCCTTGACCCATCGCAGACTCAGGTAGCTCTGCAGAACTTGAAGAAAGAGCCAGTGGGGCAGAATACAGACTCCTGCAAGGCTGAACGACTACCTGAGGACCTGACGGTTAAAAGCAAGACAACCAGGGACAAAACCACCATCACTGTGGATGAAGAATGGCAGCAGGAGAAGGGCAAACTCTACAATCACACGACAAACAAACACTGtggcaaggaggaacaggaggttAACggaacacacttggaggaaaagCCTGAAGCAGATGTTGAACTGTGTCCTGGGCAGCCCCCACTGAAGAACCTTATGTCCTTGCTTAAGGCTTACTTTGCCTTAAACGCAGAACCTACCAAGGAGGAGCTGGCAAAGATATCCGAGTCAGTCAATCTCCCTACTGATATTGTCAGGAAGTGGTTTGAGAAGATGCAGAATGGGCAGATTCCAATGGAGGTCTCTACAGCCACACCCCAGACTAACGGGATAGACATTAATGGCActccggaggaaacccccaatcCGATGTCAGAGCAGGACAGCAAAAGGAAccaagaggaggaggaggagatggagctTCATAGCCCAGCAGAAGGCACTACAGCTGGGATAAGTGGAACAGAAAATGGCCCCACATCCCCTTTACCACTAAATCTATCTGCAGATGGGCCTGTGCCAGCCCAGACTGCGGAGGAAGGAGAGGGACCGCTTGATTTGTCTCTCCCAAAATCTGTAGCGGCAACAAATACAACCAGCGCTCACTCTGTTTACTCAGCTCAGGACGAGCCTCTGAACTTGGTTTGCACAAAGAAGGAAGTGCTCAGCAATGCAAGCACCAGCACTGCCATCTATGCCAGCCAAACAAGTGCCAATTCCCTGAACATTGTGACCACTCAACTGCCCACCCTCGTGGCTATCGCCAAGCAAGGCCCCGGGCAGTGCCTGCGCACCCTCACCACCACTAAACAGACCATCTTAATCCCACAGCTGGCCTACACCTACACCACTACAGCCTCCAGCCCAGCAGGGGGTGACACACCACAGAAGGCCATACTGCATGTCAATGGCGTCAAG GAGGAGAAGCAGGAGGCCGGTTCAGAGGTGGCTTCAGTGCTGGAGGAGCAGACAGACTCAGACTCTGGGCCGGtgaggaagaagatgaagaagactGAAAATGGCTTGTATGCCTGTGACCTGTGTGACAAAATCTTCCAGAAGAGCAGCTCGCTGCTTCGGCATAAATATGAACACACAG GTAAACGTCCTCACGAATGCGGGATCTGCAGCAAAGCTTTCAAACACAAGCACCACCTGATCGAGCACCTGCGTCTGCACTCGGGAGAAAAGCCGTACCAGTGTGACAAGTGCGGCAAGCGCTTCTCTCACTCCGGCTCCTACTCGCAGCACATGAACCACCGCTACTCATACTGTAAGAAGGAGGCACACGGCCAGAACCAAGTGCAGAGGGACGAAGAGGAGGAGAACCCCAACGAAGAGCAGCCTGGAGCAGCAAGCACCGCCGCCTCGCCCCCATCTCAGGTGGACTCGGATGAACGAGGGAGCAGCGCCAGGGAGGACGAGGAGAGCGAGGAGGAAGACGCGATGGGCTCGGGGAGCGTGGTGGACGAGGACGAAATTCAGGTGGTCAGGATCGGTGAGGAAGGAGGAGAGGATGAGGAAGACACCGGAGAGCAGTACAGGATGGAGGAGATGGACACAGGAAATGAGGAGGCGGTTAGGGAGAATGGAGGACATGAGGAGGGTACAGTGGAAAGTCaagaagagggagaagaagatggagagatgatgAAGGTCGTGGTGATGCAggatgatgaggaagatgaagagcagacagaaaacacagaagtgATGGACATGCAGGAAaacacaggagagaaaaaaaacgagAATGAAGGAGAAAATGTGAAGGAGGAGGGTGGAAATGAAGGAAACACACCCAGTGAAAATGGAGATGTGAAATGA